One segment of Tetrapisispora phaffii CBS 4417 chromosome 1, complete genome DNA contains the following:
- the SYT1 gene encoding Arf family guanine nucleotide exchange factor SYT1 (similar to Saccharomyces cerevisiae SYT1 (YPR095C); ancestral locus Anc_3.407) — MNNSLAARLKLRIFSSHSNTGGNEKNRTTLNKKKSIEDDDDVAIESGEEEDRRTRLDLNLQDIGNLEIRDIENNNDYDGTSSEYSTSSESDGSITINRNIVNTNTVIENKSNNPHNNNGSSKSESFNQSDLRSTSERTLDPKKMKQTKFQTLKKKISIPELSLISGKRNNNTAQPISNTEESLKTLKTKTSNNILSSNNEYKYNSIDTRSMSEYTSSEINDKKILVSRTQIKKKAQVLPVMNSEIDLVSFDLKTRISHSRKSSEPYTSEKFVNNSVSTNIDLNSSKTQLSRKSSLTFPKVNISNDPDTLTIRKVHSDSIGSVASSVYSNPDILTSKNESRTLMKTRIDNNDNVNPKINRGRSRTLDAIESKKHRHPSPFHRKKNSSSSSLTARLVSSYSNKFGHSRSTSGGQTSTHIVNSKTNNSSTSSINSKTDYTKTSSSPRASHGSLPRPKIVKSNSSSSSTSNLTRRRSSSLANTISSIVSFRGFSSFNNVKQTSNDDPNQGKTLSLSDLPPVPIPKPNETYKSYLTKISNYQQLIGVILTEADDEYKLNVLDYFLENCFNFAELPVDVALRVLLMFVELPKETQQIDRLLQHFSKVYYQQHYKDSIHTGWKSESQVYFIVFSLLILHTDYYNPNNKDKMTKHQFINLVHEDTESNGNIIPKEILSYFYDNITSQESPKFDFSKIGLGFDNQEQSISSRTENFKSNKQMSTLELHLTNSSPALTIYSPKLILSNSLLSQSAHFPFVPPIIGRSNSSSLSNYLGYSSTSQLVNNSANASKDDIDIYHHIYNNTLLDINMESDVNKMWDVQCINTPIYRNNFDQCSKYFSAFLEFKGGYFKIHRSQFESIANLNYEIINETKDDDCLYLKIIHLGDIHEFSCAKKSFLVGNGNKIFWKHEYAILTSYGLLIFSNFDWIQPKLVVDEDTKISNYIIEYPQGPSQLAEPTIDTYGLLAMVSMDELGPLAFQNLVDKQNKEDSEENGNNGLLLSNHMELICKEDPDKLLYIRSPTKKYVWKCQSKTERDEWIDSINVSATFSKCYVKLRTICNTVISLLGTSVECRIAKLIKSKQEKIEKLKRLELRLSFYRHVIPISSKTRNELHGQLLQLAVQLEYLIYEIKRNAVYIDIAKNVNQKDTLVSSENFLKLNEISLSKCPTDEHNNVNVTSS, encoded by the coding sequence ATGAACAATTCGCTTGCGGCAAGGTTGAAATTAAGAATATTCAGTTCTCACTCAAATACAGGTGGGAATGAAAAGAATAGAACAACATTgaataagaaaaaatcCATCGAGGACGATGATGACGTTGCCATCGAATCTGGAGAGGAAGAGGATCGCCGTACTAGGCttgatttgaatttacAAGACATAGGTAATTTAGAAATACgagatattgaaaataataacgatTATGATGGAACAAGTAGTGAATATTCAACTTCTTCTGAATCTGACGGAAGTATAACTATAAATCgaaatattgttaataCAAACACTGTGATTGAAaacaaatcaaataatccacataataataatggttCAAGTAAGTCAGAATCTTTTAATCAAAGTGATTTAAGGTCTACCTCTGAGAGGACTCTTGATCctaaaaaaatgaaacaaacgaaatttcaaacattaaagaagaaaataagtATTCCTGAATTGAGTTTGATATCCGGAAAGAGAAATAATAACACTGCACAGCCAATCTCGAATACTGAAGAATCTTTGAAAACactaaaaacaaaaacatctaataatattctatcTTCCAATAAcgaatataaatataatagtatCGATACCCGCTCTATGTCAGAGTACACGTCCAGTgaaataaatgataaaaaaatacttGTTAGTAGGacacaaataaaaaaaaaagcaCAAGTGTTACCTGTAATGAATAGTGAGATTGACTTAGTTAGTTttgatttgaaaacaaGAATATCCCACAGTAGGAAAAGTTCAGAACCTTACACATCAGaaaaatttgtaaataattcagtGTCAACGAATATTGATCTTAATAGCAGCAAAACACAATTGTCAAGAAAGTCATCCTTGACTTTCCCCAAAGTGAATATAAGCAATGATCCAGACACATTAACGATTAGGAAAGTTCATTCAGATTCTATTGGTTCAGTAGCCAGCTCTGTTTATTCAAATCCTGATATTCTCACGTCAAAAAATGAGTCAAGAACTTTAATGAAAACTAGAATAGACAATAACGATAATGTAAATccaaaaattaatagagGTCGTAGTAGAACATTAGATGCCattgaatcaaaaaaaCACAGACATCCATCACCTTTTCATAGAAAAAAGAATTCGTCTAGTTCATCATTGACCGCAAGGTTAGTTAGTTCTTATTCTAACAAATTTGGACACTCTCGTTCAACAAGTGGAGGCCAAACTAGTACCCATATTGTTAATTCCAAAACTAACAATTCTTCTACTTCAAGTATCAATTCTAAGACTGACTATACTAAAACTTCTTCATCCCCAAGAGCATCACACGGATCATTACCAAGACCTAAAATAGTAAAATCTAATTCAAGTAGTTCTTCTACATCCAATTTGACAAGACGGAGAAGTAGTTCGCTAGCAAACACTATCAGCAGCATTGTAAGTTTTAGAGGcttttcatcatttaaCAATGTAAAACAGACAAGTAATGATGACCCTAATCAAGGTAAAACTTTATCTTTATCAGACCTACCTCCTGTACCTATTCCCAAACCGAATGAAACATACAAATCTTATTTGACAAAGATATCAAATTACCAACAACTAATTGGTGTCATACTCACAGAGGCTGACGATGAATATAAACTTAACGTTTTAGATTattttttggaaaattGTTTTAACTTCGCAGAATTACCTGTGGATGTCGCACTGCGTGTTTTACTTATGTTTGTTGAATTACCAAAAGAAACTCAACAAATCGATAGATTACTACAGCATTTTAGTAAAGTTTATTATCAACAGCATTACAAAGATTCAATTCACACTGGTTGGAAATCTGAAAGTcaagtatattttatagTATTTTCACTATTGATATTGCATACTGATTATTATAATCCAAACAATAAGGATAAAATGACTAAGCACCAATTTATCAACTTGGTTCATGAAGATACTGAATCAAATGGTAATATAATaccaaaagaaattttatcatatttttatgaTAACATCACTTCTCAGGAATCAccaaaatttgattttagTAAAATTGGATTAGGATTCGATAATCAAGAACAGTCAATAAGCTCGAGAActgaaaatttcaaaagtaACAAACAAATGTCTACCTTAGAGTTACACTTGACTAATTCTTCTCCAGCCCTTACCATCTATTCCCCTAAACTGATTCTATCAAATAGTTTATTATCTCAGTCTGCTCACTTTCCTTTTGTTCCTCCAATTATTGGAAGAAGTAATTCGTCCTCATTATCAAATTATCTCGGCTATTCATCAACATCTCAATTGGTGAATAATTCGGCCAATGCATCTAaagatgatattgatatatatcATCACATATATAACAATACATTATTAGATATCAATATGGAAAGTgatgtaaataaaatgtgGGATGTCCAATGTATCAATACACCAATTTACAGAAACAATTTTGATCAGTgttctaaatatttttcagcATTTTTAGAATTCAAGGGCGGCTATTTCAAGATCCATAGATCTCAATTTGAATCAATTGCCAATCTAAATTACGagataataaatgaaacaaAAGATGACGATTGCttatatttgaagataattCATTTAGGTGATATCCATGAATTTTCTTGCGCAAAGAAATCTTTTTTAGTTGGAAATGGTAACAAAATTTTTTGGAAGCATGAGTATGCGATTTTAACATCATATGGTTTACTAATTTTTAGTAATTTTGATTGGATACAACCTAAATTAGTTGTAGATGAAGATACTAAAATATCAAACTACATTATAGAATATCCACAAGGACCTAGTCAATTAGCTGAACCTACCATCGATACTTATGGTTTGCTAGCCATGGTTTCGATGGATGAGCTCGGACCATTAGCTTTTCAAAACTTGGTTGATAAACAAAACAAGGAAGATTCTGAGGAAAATGGAAATAATGGGTTACTACTCTCGAATCATATGGAACTAATCTGTAAAGAAGATcctgataaattattatacaTACGCAGTCCAACTAAGAAATATGTTTGGAAATGTCAGTCTAAAACAGAAAGAGATGAATGGATCGACTCTATTAATGTTTCTGCTACGTTTTCTAAATGTTATGTTAAATTAAGGACCATATGCAATACCGTGATTTCACTACTTGGAACATCTGTCGAATGCCGTATTGCCAAATTAATAAAGTCCAAACAAGAAAAGATTGAAAAACTGAAAAGACTTGAATTACGACTCTCTTTTTACCGTCATGTCATTCCAATAAGTTCCAAAACTCGTAACGAATTACATGGTCAACTGTTACAGCTGGCTGTACaacttgaatatttaatttatgaGATTAAAAGGAATGCTGTGTACATTGATATTGCTAAGAATGTGAATCAAAAAGATACTTTAGTATCCAGCGaaaatttcttaaaattaaacGAGATTTCCCTTAGTAAATGCCCAACTGATGAGCATAATAATGTAAATGTTACTTCATCCTAA
- the RDS3 gene encoding U2 snRNP complex subunit RDS3 (similar to Saccharomyces cerevisiae RDS3 (YPR094W); ancestral locus Anc_3.406), which produces MSRHQFDLVMCMRQPGTHIGMVCDKCDGKCPICDSYVRPKSKVRICEQCSFGNTKTYCIICGLPGTSEAYYCWECCKLEKHRDGCPRIINIGSNKVDKYFENKNIGNK; this is translated from the coding sequence ATGTCCCGTCATCAATTTGATTTAGTTATGTGCATGAGGCAACCAGGCACTCATATAGGAATGGTTTGTGATAAATGTGATGGTAAATGCCCCATTTGTGATTCATATGTGAGACCAAAAAGTAAAGTAAGAATATGTGAGCAATGTTCATTTGGTAATACCAAAACTTATTGTATAATATGTGGTTTGCCTGGTACAAGCGAGGCATATTATTGTTGGGAATGTTGTAAATTAGAGAAACATCGAGATGGCTGTCcaagaattattaatatcgGTAGTAATAAGGTTGACAAGTATTtcgaaaataaaaacatagGGAATAAATAA
- the ASR1 gene encoding ubiquitin-protein ligase ASR1 (similar to Saccharomyces cerevisiae ASR1 (YPR093C); ancestral locus Anc_3.405) translates to MTGTKPIKPTKLTMVSSICAICLDAIDKSIAKLEPCNHKYHIDCIRTWHNYSNDLNCPTCRIETNQLSVNIYPEIQSPPVKITLKTGFNINKIEEYCELIRRQPMHGTTGIRRNDYHPLLNEEESVIYEAISDEFEENYDSDMENDFDNSDLRVAELNESFGNILNINDDNEANNNPEELIGTFITKQNDLTPSKKQKQILQCSICGETNQEINICCQVCKIIYHDSCLRSLALETNEPATWMNCIQCFESVTAFKMPKIKDDNVFTFNSDEIMIYNGQIRDINSVLSQQLYEQTKVKSLEQLRIAKTQIQSHVRKALHELNKNATTSVDKIGINDFTKINKKVSRELYKISDYEYKSDDIDYDSEAMRLVLIELVNLGYMNHL, encoded by the coding sequence atgaCCGGTACTAAGCCAATCAAGCCAACCAAACTAACCATGGTAAGTAGCATTTGCGCCATCTGCTTGGATGCGATTGACAAATCTATAGCAAAATTAGAACCTTGCAATCACAAATATCATATCGATTGTATAAGAACATGGCATAATTACTCAAACGACTTAAATTGTCCAACATGTAGAATTGAAACAAATCAACTTAGTGTAAACATTTATCCTGAAATACAATCACCTCCTGTTaaaataactttaaaaacaggatttaatattaacaaaattGAGGAATATTGTGAGTTAATTAGACGTCAACCAATGCATGGGACCACGGGAATACGAAGAAATGATTACCATCCCTTGCTGAATGAAGAAGAGAGTGTTATCTATGAGGCTATTTCagatgaatttgaagaaaattacGATAGTGATATGGAAAACGATTTCGATAACAGTGATTTAAGAGTTGCTGAGCTAAATGAATCTTTTGgcaatattttgaatattaatgatgaCAATGAAGCTAACAATAACCCAGAAGAACTGATAGGAACCTTTataacaaaacaaaacGATTTAACGCCTTCaaaaaaacagaaacaaaTATTGCAATGCAGTATATGTGGTGAAACAAATCAAGAAATAAACATCTGCTGTCAAGTTTGTAAGATCATATACCATGACAGTTGTTTGAGATCATTGGCATTAGAGACTAATGAGCCTGCGACTTGGATGAACTGTATTCAATGCTTTGAATCAGTAACAGCATTTAAAATGCctaaaataaaagatgaTAACGTATTCACTTTTAATTCGGAtgaaataatgatatataatGGGCAAATAAGAGATATAAATAGTGTATTGTCACAACAATTATATGAACAGACTAAGGTGAAATCTTTAGAGCAACTACGAATAGCAAAGACACAAATACAATCTCATGTAAGAAAAGCACTGCATGAACTGAATAAAAACGCAACTACTAGTGTTGACAAAATAGgaataaatgattttacTAAGATAAATAAGAAGGTTTCAAGGGaactatataaaatatctgACTATGAATACAAAAGTGATGACATAGACTACGACTCCGAAGCCATGAGATTAGTCTTGATTGAATTGGTTAATTTAGGTTATATGAATCATTTATAA
- the TWF1 gene encoding twinfilin TWF1 (similar to Saccharomyces cerevisiae TWF1 (YGR080W); ancestral locus Anc_3.404) translates to MSTQSGITADKALLDKLATDASEGVIIIVGKISDDLSIVEFKGTHSSIDELKANLTEEPSYIFIKDSNCSKPDQYQFISYVPDESHVRLKMIYASTKNTIVRQIGTNSIDKQLLFTEPSEFTDDLFNEELESTLKNLVLSESEKSRIMINEQQREMRMMQSQKLVSQNNGTASSLTFNVNIENNQSIKDLLSKDNVISFKIDTINENVEILNTLSIEKPEELVLTVDHPSYTLYKNGDLIYFIYCCPSGSKVKDRMLYASNRLGFINYLNSTEKIELVKTIEIGEPEELEISLISNSSFEQKEAREEEEKKASQNSSTKFSRPKGPSRKKRM, encoded by the coding sequence ATGTCAACTCAATCAGGTATTACTGCAGATAAGGCACTATTAGATAAATTAGCTACCGATGCTAGTGAAGGCGTAATTATCATTGTTGGTAAGATCTCCGATGATTTGTCTATTGTAGAATTTAAGGGTACACATTCCAGTATTGATGAGTTAAAAGCTAATCTGACTGAAGAACCaagttatattttcattaaagaTTCCAATTGCTCAAAACCAGATCAGTATCAATTCATTTCGTATGTTCCGGATGAATCTCATGTTAGACTGAAGATGATATATGCGTCTACGAAAAATACTATTGTTAGACAGATTGGCACTAATTCAATTGACAAACAGCTATTGTTCACAGAACCATCAGAATTTACTGATGATCTGTTTAATGAGGAATTGGAATCTactttaaagaatttagtATTATCTGAAAGTGAAAAATCAAGAATAATGATTAATGAGCAACAAAGAGAAATGAGAATGATGCAAAGTCAAAAATTGGTATCTCAGAACAATGGTACGGCTTCTTCATTGACTTTTAatgtaaatattgaaaataaccAATCCATCAAAGATTTGTTATCAAAAGATAATGttatttctttcaaaattgatACAATCAATGAGAATGTTGAAATTCTAAATACTttgtcaattgaaaaaccAGAAGAGTTGGTGTTAACAGTTGATCATCCAAGTTACACTTTATACAAGAATGGAGACttgatatatttcatttattgtTGCCCATCAGGTAGTAAAGTTAAAGATCGTATGTTGTACGCATCAAATAGATTGGGTTTTATTAACTACTTAAATAGTACTGAAAAAATTGAGCTAGTAAAGACTATCGAAATTGGAGAGCCTGAAGAACTAGAAATTTCATTGATATCAAATTCCTCTTTTGAACAGAAAGAAGCAAGAGAggaagaagagaaaaaagCTTCTCaaaattcttcaacaaAATTCAGTAGACCAAAGGGTCCGTcgagaaagaaaagaatgtag
- the NVJ2 gene encoding Nvj2p (similar to Saccharomyces cerevisiae YPR091C; ancestral locus Anc_3.402) — MVGLKEFIFIYLLGGITFIPLSIFVILKLNKVDKKKLVNDNGDDNSLLTAKKVDPHFKLGKILEDEGVNVYKKGWITVTKKYYYHFSEIPSLNIDLNNKESPQYFERSQLKKKHNFFAVLKHGNLFLYKKDDANSDLVYAISLKNNFLTIWPRNPNKEVVDGSLFTKRTCIAILQDSLVEYDLNNDSIKLDEGTINKNNFIYNNNTNETNNSIIPTSPSVNSSMNQHTNSTPSTYYLYFNNNMDKEDWYFQLINASKTSIKNISHLSKLDPSLSANTAHLNTHDTLLLIQNLNSTEGQIHSQWFNALIGRLFLSLQQTDSLNTAIYNSVCKKLSKINKPGFLDDLIVEKVDVGNSAPLITNPKLAALSPDGSTKITCNLLYTGNLSLNIATKVQINLGSRFTQREVSIQLAIKVKEISGPMILIIKPPPSNRIWYAFESNPKLDFDIEPIVSSSKLSYNVIINAIKNKLIEGIQESLVFPFMDDLVFFPTTDEIYRGGIWNKNENRDDSVTTIQTINNNIEDNKSKSTTNNTVSNIDDNLNDDINSISSSFDNQSTKTGNIKQRTLQKVGNLKDTIQYRKSKGSFALPSGKDDNNDAASISSANTCDENGTTKKYFKNSIKKINKWYKDTINNNEEDENSLSSVENANDLKNEKQMQTNEDITNRVTAAVTPEATKPKPSNRDSANQEPTLYKNESINSLTKEELPDILVKEGPPETLPATPIMISNRRRPVPKIPVSINTTMQDSNTVDNNQQQTPTSPISNMFVNYARTRSLSSTSNDFNNIRKASYSKISNPNIIRETDIDSFPNETSNPNDTN, encoded by the coding sequence ATGGTTGGCCTTAaggaatttattttcatttactTGTTAGGTGGCATTACATTTATTccattatcaatttttgtgATACTTAAACTGAATAAGGTTGACAAGAAAAAGCTAGTTAATGATAATGGTGATGATAATAGTTTATTGACGGCCAAGAAAGTTGATCCGCATTTCAAATTGGGAAAAATTTTAGAGGATGAAGGTGTTAATGTTTATAAGAAAGGTTGGATTACTGTCactaaaaaatattattatcatttctCTGAGATTCCaagtttaaatattgatttgaataataaagaatctccacaatattttgaaagatctcaattgaagaaaaaacataatTTCTTTGCTGTTTTGAAACATGGTAATTTATTCCTATATAAGAAGGATGACGCCAATAGTGATTTAGTCTATGCTATATCTTTGaagaataattttttaactatCTGGCCAAGAAATCCAAACAAAGAAGTTGTAGATGGCTCTTTATTTACCAAGAGAACATGTATCGCCATTCTTCAAGATTCGCTGGTTGAATAcgatttaaataatgattcaatCAAACTTGATGAAGGgacaattaataaaaacaattttatttataataataataccaatgaaactaataatagtattatTCCAACCTCTCCATCTGTGAATTCATCAATGAATCAACATACAAATTCAACCCCATCAACATATTACTtgtatttcaataataatatggATAAAGAAGATTGGTATTTCCAATTAATTAATGCTTCAAAAACTAGTATAAAGAATATATCACATCTTTCAAAACTAGACCCATCACTGTCCGCAAATACAGCCCATTTGAACACTCATGACACTTTATTATTGATCCAGAACTTAAATTCAACTGAAGGTCAAATACATTCTCAATGGTTTAACGCCTTAATTGGTCgtttatttctttctttgcAACAAACTGATTCTTTAAATACTGCTATTTACAATTCTGTCTGTAAAAAATTGAGTAAGATCAACAAACCAGGTTTCCTAGATGATCTAATTGTGGAAAAAGTAGATGTTGGTAATTCAGCTCCATTGATTACCAACCCTAAATTGGCAGCATTATCTCCAGATGGTTCAACCAAGATAACATGTAACTTACTTTATACGGGTAATTTGTCTCTTAATATCGCAACTAAAGTTCAAATCAATTTAGGTTCTAGATTTACACAAAGAGAAGTTTCAATTCAACTAGCCATAAAAGTTAAGGAAATTTCTGGCCCTATgatactaataataaaaccaCCCCCATCAAACAGAATATGGTATGCTTTCGAATCAAATCCAAAGTTGGACTTTGATATTGAACCAATCGTTAGTTCTTCTAAACTATCATAcaatgtaataataaatgcCATTAAAAACAAGCTAATAGAAGGTATTCAGGAATCATTAGTTTTCCCATTTATGGATGATTTAGTCTTTTTTCCAACTACTGATGAAATTTACAGAGGTGGTATTTGgaacaaaaatgaaaacagAGATGATTCCGTAACAACTATTCAgacaattaataataatatagaaGACAACAAATCTAAATCAACAACGAATAACACTGTCtcaaatattgatgataatttaaatgatgatataaaCTCCATCAGTAGCTCGTTCGATAATCAGAGTACCAAAACTGGAAATATAAAACAGAGAACTTTACAAAAGGTAGGAAATTTAAAGGATACCATTCAATATAGAAAAAGCAAGGGCAGTTTTGCATTGCCATCAGGGAAGGATGACAATAATGATGCTGCATCAATAAGCTCAGCCAATACCTGTGATGAAAATGGTActacaaaaaaatattttaaaaattctatCAAGAAGATTAACAAATGGTATAAGGATACTATTAATAacaatgaagaagatgaaaattCTTTATCATCTGTTGAAAACGCAAACGacttaaaaaatgaaaaacaGATGCAAACTAATGAAGATATTACTAACAGAGTAACTGCCGCAGTTACACCTGAAGCAACAAAACCTAAACCATCAAACCGTGACTCAGCAAATCAGGAGCCCACACTCtataaaaatgaaagtATCAATTCTTTAACAAAAGAGGAATTACCAGACATTTTAGTAAAAGAAGGTCCACCTGAAACTTTACCTGCTACTCCAATAATGATATCCAATAGAAGAAGACCGGTTCCGAAAATTCCTGTTAGCATAAATACTACAATGCAAGATTCTAATACTGTTGACAATAATCAGCAACAGACACCAACATCTCCAATCTCCAATATGTTTGTCAATTATGCAAGGACAAGATCTTTATCTTCTACatcaaatgattttaataatatcagaAAAGCAAGTTACTCAAAGATTAGTAATCCAAATATCATAAGAGAGACTGACATCGATTCTTTCCCTAATGAAACAAGTAATCCAAACGATACTAATTAA
- the CKS1 gene encoding cyclin-dependent protein kinase regulatory subunit CKS1 (similar to Saccharomyces cerevisiae CKS1 (YBR135W); ancestral locus Anc_3.400), translating into MYPHQHHTFQGRKLTDQERARCLEFQENIHYSPRYSDDTHEYRHVMLPKAMLKVIPSDYFNSETGTLRILTEDEWRGLGITQSLGWVHFECHAPEPHILLFKRPINYEAELRAAAAQQSQQQ; encoded by the coding sequence ATGTATCCACATCAACATCATACATTCCAAGGAAGAAAGCTTACAGATCAGGAAAGAGCACGTTGCCTAGAATTCCAGGAAAATATCCATTATTCTCCACGTTACTCAGATGATACACACGAATATAGACATGTCATGCTACCGAAAGCCATGCTAAAAGTTATCCCATCAGACTATTTCAATTCTGAAACTGGTACGTTACGTATTTTAACAGAAGATGAATGGAGAGGGCTTGGTATCACACAATCTTTAGGTTGGGTTCATTTTGAATGTCATGCTCCAGAGCCacatattttgttattcAAAAGACCAATCAACTATGAAGCTGAACTAAGGGCTGCTGCTGCTCAGCAATCTCAACAACAATGA